The Prochlorococcus sp. MIT 1300 genome has a window encoding:
- the rbfA gene encoding 30S ribosome-binding factor RbfA, which produces MAHGRRVERVAALIRREISELLLSGIRDERVRKGMVSITEVEVSGDLQHCKIYVSVFGDAKQKHEVLEGLSAASGFLRGELGRRLQMRRAPEVLFHLDRGLEQGSALLGLLGKLEDERNKRMDSKSENDG; this is translated from the coding sequence ATGGCACATGGACGTCGCGTTGAACGGGTCGCGGCTTTGATCCGCCGAGAAATTAGTGAGTTACTTCTTAGTGGTATTAGAGACGAGAGGGTCCGTAAAGGGATGGTGAGTATTACCGAAGTTGAGGTTTCAGGGGATTTACAACATTGCAAAATTTATGTAAGTGTTTTTGGAGATGCCAAGCAAAAACATGAGGTTTTAGAAGGACTTAGTGCCGCTAGTGGTTTTTTGCGAGGAGAGTTGGGTCGAAGATTGCAAATGAGACGAGCTCCTGAGGTTTTGTTTCACTTAGACCGTGGCCTTGAGCAAGGAAGTGCTCTTTTGGGCCTTTTAGGGAAACTGGAAGATGAAAGAAATAAACGTATGGACTCCAAATCTGAAAATGATGGTTGA
- the rimO gene encoding 30S ribosomal protein S12 methylthiotransferase RimO: MNQTQSLVAKTCLSSEVVSSRPLVAFAHLGCEKNRVDTEHMLGLLAQAGYGVTNNEADADLVVVNTCSFIQEAREESVRTLVGLADQGKELIIAGCLAQQFKEELLDSLPEAKAIVGTGDYQHIVEVLQRVELGERVNRVSSKPSFVADENLPRYRTTPDSVAYLKVAEGCDYRCSFCIIPKLRGDQRSRPIESIVAEAHQLAEQGVKELILISQITTNYGLDIYGRPRLADLLRALGDVKIPWIRVHYAYPTGLTPEVLQAYQEVQNVLPYLDLPLQHSHPEVLRAMNRPWQEGVNSLLLDRIRSQLDNAVLRTTLIVGFPGETDDHFDDLLAFVENQRFDHLGVFTFSPEQGTAAINLPGQVDKDIAESRRDRLMALQQPIAAEKNNQLVGKTIDVLVEQTNPRTGQMIGRCGRFAPEVDGEVRIESSSDGICANPGEMVPVLITGSDIYDLTGQLAGAHLMISEARDAL, encoded by the coding sequence ATGAATCAAACTCAGTCTCTGGTTGCAAAAACTTGCCTTTCTTCTGAAGTGGTGTCTTCAAGACCTCTTGTAGCTTTTGCACACCTTGGATGTGAAAAGAATCGCGTTGATACTGAACACATGCTTGGATTGCTTGCGCAAGCAGGCTATGGAGTGACTAATAACGAAGCAGACGCAGATTTGGTTGTGGTTAACACTTGTAGCTTTATTCAGGAGGCAAGAGAAGAGTCGGTTAGAACACTCGTTGGTTTGGCTGATCAAGGTAAAGAATTAATTATTGCTGGTTGTTTGGCACAGCAATTCAAGGAAGAGTTACTGGATTCTTTGCCAGAAGCGAAAGCGATTGTTGGTACAGGTGACTATCAACATATCGTAGAAGTTTTGCAAAGGGTTGAGTTAGGAGAAAGGGTTAACCGGGTAAGTTCCAAACCATCATTTGTCGCAGATGAAAATCTTCCACGGTACAGGACTACACCTGATTCAGTTGCATATTTAAAAGTAGCCGAAGGTTGTGACTACCGCTGTTCATTCTGCATTATTCCTAAGTTGCGTGGAGATCAGCGAAGTCGACCTATCGAGTCAATTGTTGCGGAAGCTCATCAATTGGCTGAACAGGGAGTTAAGGAGTTAATTCTTATTAGTCAAATAACCACTAATTATGGTCTAGATATTTATGGGCGACCTCGTTTAGCAGATCTCTTAAGGGCTCTTGGAGATGTAAAAATACCTTGGATAAGGGTGCATTATGCATATCCAACGGGTTTAACACCTGAAGTTTTGCAGGCTTACCAGGAAGTACAAAATGTTCTTCCATATTTGGATTTACCTTTACAGCATAGCCATCCTGAAGTGTTGAGAGCAATGAATCGCCCTTGGCAAGAAGGTGTTAATTCGCTTTTACTTGATCGTATTCGTAGTCAACTTGATAATGCAGTTTTGAGAACAACTTTGATTGTTGGGTTCCCTGGTGAAACAGATGATCATTTTGACGATTTACTTGCATTTGTAGAGAATCAAAGATTTGATCATTTAGGAGTTTTTACTTTTTCTCCTGAGCAGGGTACAGCGGCTATTAATTTGCCTGGTCAAGTTGATAAAGATATTGCTGAATCAAGAAGAGATCGGCTTATGGCTTTGCAGCAACCTATTGCAGCAGAAAAAAATAATCAATTGGTTGGAAAGACCATTGATGTTTTGGTTGAGCAGACTAACCCTCGAACAGGTCAAATGATTGGTCGGTGTGGACGTTTTGCCCCAGAAGTTGATGGTGAGGTAAGGATTGAATCTTCTAGTGATGGTATATGTGCAAACCCAGGCGAGATGGTTCCTGTTTTGATCACTGGTTCTGATATTTATGATTTGACTGGTCAACTGGCAGGTGCGCATTTAATGATTTCAGAAGCTCGAGATGCTCTTTAA
- a CDS encoding 6-carboxytetrahydropterin synthase, producing the protein MTEISQIHSHGKGRSCVITRRACFSASHQYWLPELSPEKNELEFGPCSLSPGHGHNYELIVSMGGELDQDGMVLNLSEVKHAIHSEVTSPLNFSCLNKVWPEFDLSKPNGILPTTEALLLLIWKRLNKLLPLVSLRLYEQPTLWADYSGNSMEAYLTIQRHFAAAHRLARPELSREENEKIYGKCARPHGHGHNYLVDVTVRGNIDPRTGMICNLTALENLIEELILEKFDHTFLNKDISYFMECVPTAENIALHINDILEQPIKEIGAHLHKIKLQESPNNAAEVYSSSSHSDSDLNQQTLQSIKTD; encoded by the coding sequence ATGACTGAGATCTCTCAAATACATTCCCACGGTAAAGGTAGGTCATGTGTCATTACCAGGCGCGCCTGCTTCAGCGCAAGCCACCAATACTGGCTACCAGAACTGTCCCCAGAAAAAAATGAGCTTGAATTTGGCCCATGCTCATTGTCGCCAGGGCATGGACACAATTACGAGCTAATCGTATCCATGGGGGGAGAATTGGACCAGGATGGGATGGTCTTAAACCTCTCTGAAGTAAAACACGCAATTCACTCTGAAGTCACAAGCCCACTTAACTTCAGTTGTCTGAATAAAGTTTGGCCAGAATTTGACCTCTCGAAACCGAATGGAATCCTCCCAACAACTGAAGCATTGCTTCTCCTCATATGGAAGCGCTTAAATAAGCTACTACCTCTAGTTTCACTTCGCCTTTACGAACAACCAACTCTTTGGGCCGATTACTCAGGAAATTCAATGGAAGCTTACCTAACGATTCAAAGACATTTTGCAGCTGCCCACAGACTTGCTAGACCTGAATTGTCTCGAGAGGAAAATGAAAAAATCTATGGAAAGTGTGCTCGCCCGCATGGACATGGTCACAATTACCTGGTTGACGTAACCGTACGAGGCAATATAGATCCACGAACAGGAATGATCTGTAACTTAACAGCATTGGAAAATCTTATTGAGGAGTTAATTCTAGAAAAATTTGATCATACCTTCCTCAATAAAGATATTTCATATTTCATGGAATGTGTTCCTACCGCTGAGAACATCGCCCTTCATATAAATGATATCCTAGAGCAACCAATAAAAGAAATTGGTGCACATCTACATAAAATAAAATTACAAGAAAGCCCCAACAATGCTGCAGAAGTTTACTCAAGCTCTTCACACTCAGACTCTGACCTAAATCAACAGACTCTTCAATCAATAAAAACTGATTGA
- a CDS encoding glutathione S-transferase family protein, producing MLELHQFRHSAFCLKVRMALERKDLSYRVVEVTPGIGQLTVFRISGQKQVPVLVDGDNVVSNSSAILRYLEELSPEPTLFPKDHSQEAQAHLIENWADTTLAKAAKAALLQAAALDQELRGALLPNELPEPFRKAIEGLPLKVINDLSDALNQGERQSLMACLEKITQLVEKKRWLVGNSISAADLAVAAQLSLLRFPPSSGETLAGKGVPGITDHPHLQALFHWRDELELSLNEKDPDYF from the coding sequence ATGTTAGAACTACATCAATTCCGCCATTCTGCTTTCTGCTTGAAGGTCAGAATGGCCCTAGAACGCAAAGACCTTAGTTATCGAGTAGTTGAAGTAACTCCTGGGATAGGGCAACTCACAGTTTTTCGAATTTCAGGTCAAAAACAAGTTCCAGTTTTAGTTGATGGAGATAACGTGGTATCTAATTCAAGCGCAATTCTTCGATATCTAGAAGAATTAAGTCCCGAACCAACACTTTTTCCAAAAGATCATAGTCAAGAAGCTCAAGCCCATCTAATTGAAAATTGGGCCGATACCACTCTGGCCAAAGCTGCGAAAGCAGCCTTGCTTCAAGCTGCAGCATTAGATCAAGAACTTCGAGGCGCTTTGTTGCCTAATGAACTTCCAGAACCCTTTCGCAAAGCGATAGAAGGACTCCCTTTAAAAGTAATTAATGACCTCTCTGACGCGTTGAATCAAGGAGAAAGACAGTCCTTAATGGCCTGTCTTGAGAAGATCACTCAACTAGTTGAAAAGAAAAGATGGCTTGTAGGAAACTCAATAAGTGCTGCTGACCTAGCAGTAGCGGCTCAACTATCTTTACTTCGCTTTCCACCCTCTTCCGGAGAAACACTTGCAGGGAAAGGGGTCCCAGGTATAACTGATCACCCACACTTACAAGCCCTCTTCCACTGGAGAGATGAATTAGAACTTTCTTTAAATGAAAAAGATCCAGACTATTTCTGA
- a CDS encoding DUF4346 domain-containing protein, which translates to MTSSEATSEGTALSIKVIDTKLSQRFIELDPHGYCLITVNHESNEIIVRHFQNDIDDQGRAIDPKTGAVIGCDEKRKAEPANIFRGRSAKEIGIKLTEGDGKHPISRLDHALYLGRELQKAENCLINGTTYIQD; encoded by the coding sequence ATGACTTCTAGTGAAGCCACCTCGGAGGGGACTGCTCTCTCCATAAAAGTAATTGACACCAAGCTCTCTCAAAGATTTATAGAGCTGGACCCTCATGGCTATTGCCTCATTACTGTCAATCATGAATCCAACGAAATAATTGTCCGGCACTTCCAAAATGACATTGATGACCAAGGCAGAGCCATTGATCCAAAGACAGGTGCAGTAATAGGTTGCGATGAAAAAAGGAAAGCAGAACCTGCAAATATCTTTCGAGGCAGGAGCGCAAAAGAAATAGGAATCAAGCTAACCGAGGGTGATGGGAAACATCCCATAAGCCGTCTAGACCATGCTCTCTATCTAGGGAGGGAGCTTCAAAAGGCTGAAAATTGCCTAATCAATGGCACAACCTATATACAAGATTGA
- a CDS encoding GNAT family N-acetyltransferase: MSKLTVRWHQSIREIPESQWDALVGESTTLFYKWRWLDALEASESVAQKQGWQPIHLGLWEGMKPIAFAPLYLKGHSYGEFIFDQPFARLAHELRLNYYPKLIGMSPFSPIQGYKFFVAYGENANELTKLIFHTIDKFAIKNKIISCNFLYVDNEWRLVAEKAGCATWLNQQSLWSANNQENFSDYLASFNANQRRNIKKERKAVKAQGIKVSAITGDAIEPEILKSMYIFYDRHCAKWGPWGSKYLSPKFFEKLNISQIKKYIVLFTAFRDNPRDAVAMSLCVADKHHLWGRYWGSKEEINCLHFELCYYAPIEWALANGIKSFDPGAGGNHKRRRGFIAKPNFSLHRWYDQRMDKLIRSWLPQANNLLLEEINNINKELPLKSHGNMYISPNNS; this comes from the coding sequence ATGTCGAAACTTACTGTCCGCTGGCATCAATCGATAAGAGAAATACCAGAATCTCAATGGGACGCACTAGTAGGCGAGTCAACGACTCTTTTTTATAAGTGGAGGTGGCTAGATGCACTCGAAGCTTCTGAAAGTGTTGCTCAAAAACAGGGGTGGCAGCCAATTCATCTCGGCCTATGGGAAGGCATGAAACCAATAGCATTTGCCCCCCTTTATCTAAAAGGACACAGTTATGGCGAATTTATCTTTGATCAACCATTTGCTCGTCTTGCACATGAATTAAGACTTAATTACTACCCAAAACTGATAGGAATGAGTCCATTTAGCCCGATTCAGGGTTATAAATTCTTCGTTGCCTATGGAGAGAACGCGAACGAGCTTACAAAGCTAATATTTCATACTATAGATAAATTCGCTATAAAAAATAAAATTATTAGTTGCAATTTTTTGTACGTTGACAACGAATGGCGCTTAGTTGCAGAAAAGGCGGGATGTGCGACTTGGCTAAATCAACAAAGTCTTTGGTCAGCAAACAATCAAGAGAATTTTTCTGACTATTTGGCAAGCTTTAATGCCAACCAAAGGCGAAATATCAAAAAAGAAAGAAAAGCAGTTAAAGCACAGGGAATTAAAGTTTCTGCCATTACAGGAGATGCCATAGAGCCAGAAATCTTAAAGTCTATGTATATTTTTTATGATAGGCATTGTGCAAAATGGGGCCCCTGGGGAAGCAAGTATCTTTCACCTAAATTCTTTGAAAAATTAAATATTTCGCAAATCAAAAAGTATATAGTCTTATTCACTGCCTTTAGGGATAATCCACGTGATGCAGTCGCGATGTCTTTATGTGTAGCAGACAAACACCATTTATGGGGTAGATATTGGGGCTCCAAAGAAGAAATTAACTGCCTACATTTTGAGCTATGTTACTACGCCCCTATTGAGTGGGCTCTAGCGAATGGAATCAAAAGTTTTGACCCTGGGGCTGGCGGCAACCATAAGCGCCGTAGAGGCTTTATAGCAAAGCCTAATTTCAGCCTGCATCGATGGTATGACCAAAGAATGGACAAATTAATAAGGTCTTGGTTGCCTCAGGCAAACAACCTTTTACTAGAAGAGATAAATAATATCAATAAAGAATTACCACTTAAAAGTCATGGGAATATGTACATCTCACCTAATAATTCCTAA
- a CDS encoding DUF751 family protein translates to MGEFFANVARYPKYLITIILGVFTAIIEPLVRRSSNPVTAIALIGALISGLTTLALIVHAMVFPQSFA, encoded by the coding sequence ATGGGTGAGTTTTTTGCCAATGTTGCGAGGTATCCCAAATACCTCATCACAATCATCCTTGGCGTTTTTACCGCCATTATTGAGCCTCTTGTTCGTAGGAGCAGTAACCCAGTAACTGCAATTGCTTTAATAGGTGCTTTGATTAGTGGGCTGACTACTCTTGCTTTGATTGTTCACGCAATGGTATTTCCTCAATCTTTTGCATAG
- a CDS encoding glycoside hydrolase family 3 N-terminal domain-containing protein yields the protein MMVEKLDQRSNDLIRRKIAQLLVVRASGHEADSEREYPEWELSNFELQRLLAKGVGGVILVGGNAFELQHRCRSLQQWSSSPKELLLCADVEEGIGQRFSGGTWLLPQMALARIFSKDPKKALLLAERYGKCIGSQARKCGLNWVLAPVCDVNNNPSNPVINVRSLGEHPTTVATLACAVQRGLAAEKVLSCAKHFPGHGDTELDSHLDLPVLNHELERLKSCELIPFIEIMKAGVDAVMTGHLVLKKLDEKYPSTLSKVVLKNLLRDQLKFDRLIVTDALIMQAISNSYGSSEAAVLAFEAGADLILMPENAEEAIDAIFQALQSGRLPIERLEHSIRRRKEALRKRKVNLPEKISTSYAVYTETLQSEDDRALVHEIAKASLEARHRNSLDGKADGLNLIRVDSLMSSNILDKYSPAILLPERFGYKTFISHRLGILPWLDESDSPLDLQRFGKKPFLLQLFFRGNPFAGNNYLYEPWKLIIKQLQDSGLLDALIVYGSPYIWEDFLSILDPSIPTAYSPGQVPEAQYIALRTLFKVDKHKEQFSFRGFDAFTD from the coding sequence ATGATGGTTGAAAAACTAGATCAAAGATCTAATGATTTAATTCGTCGCAAGATAGCTCAATTACTAGTTGTTAGGGCCAGTGGGCATGAGGCTGATAGTGAAAGAGAGTATCCAGAATGGGAGCTAAGTAACTTTGAATTACAACGCCTTTTAGCTAAGGGTGTGGGGGGAGTAATTCTTGTTGGAGGTAATGCTTTTGAACTGCAACATCGTTGTAGAAGCCTTCAGCAGTGGAGCAGTAGCCCAAAGGAACTTCTTTTGTGTGCAGATGTTGAAGAAGGGATCGGACAAAGGTTCTCAGGTGGAACTTGGTTGTTACCACAAATGGCATTGGCAAGGATTTTTTCTAAAGACCCTAAAAAAGCTCTACTTTTAGCAGAACGCTATGGAAAATGTATTGGCAGTCAGGCTCGCAAATGCGGACTTAATTGGGTTCTTGCGCCGGTTTGCGATGTTAATAATAATCCGTCAAATCCTGTTATAAATGTTCGTTCTTTGGGAGAACACCCTACAACGGTAGCGACTCTCGCCTGTGCAGTTCAAAGAGGATTAGCTGCTGAAAAGGTTTTGAGTTGTGCAAAGCATTTTCCTGGTCATGGTGATACAGAGCTGGATTCCCATCTGGATTTACCAGTGTTAAATCATGAGCTTGAAAGGTTAAAATCTTGTGAATTAATTCCTTTTATAGAAATAATGAAGGCTGGTGTAGATGCAGTTATGACTGGTCATTTAGTATTAAAGAAATTGGATGAAAAGTATCCCTCTACGCTCTCAAAAGTAGTATTGAAAAACCTGCTTCGGGATCAGTTAAAATTTGATAGATTAATAGTTACGGATGCATTAATAATGCAGGCAATTTCTAATTCATATGGTTCTAGCGAGGCAGCAGTTCTTGCGTTTGAAGCAGGTGCTGATTTGATTCTTATGCCTGAAAATGCCGAGGAAGCGATTGATGCAATTTTTCAGGCACTCCAATCTGGAAGGCTGCCTATTGAAAGATTAGAACATTCCATTCGACGAAGGAAAGAGGCACTTAGAAAACGTAAAGTCAATCTTCCTGAGAAGATTTCAACTTCATATGCTGTTTATACAGAAACTTTGCAAAGTGAAGACGATCGAGCACTTGTTCATGAAATTGCAAAGGCATCATTGGAGGCACGTCATCGTAACTCTTTAGATGGTAAGGCTGATGGATTAAATTTGATTAGAGTAGATAGTTTAATGTCTTCGAATATTCTGGATAAATATTCGCCAGCCATCTTGCTCCCAGAGCGCTTTGGTTATAAAACTTTCATTTCACATCGGCTCGGAATATTGCCATGGTTAGATGAATCTGATTCACCTTTAGATTTACAAAGATTTGGCAAAAAACCCTTCTTGTTACAACTATTCTTTAGAGGTAATCCATTCGCGGGTAATAATTATCTCTATGAGCCATGGAAGCTTATAATAAAACAATTGCAGGATTCCGGCCTTCTTGATGCTTTGATTGTTTATGGCAGCCCTTATATTTGGGAAGATTTTTTGTCAATTTTAGATCCATCTATACCTACAGCTTATTCTCCTGGCCAGGTTCCTGAGGCTCAATATATTGCTCTCAGGACTCTTTTTAAAGTGGATAAGCATAAAGAGCAATTTTCTTTTAGAGGTTTTGATGCTTTCACAGATTAA
- a CDS encoding chlororespiratory reduction protein 7 produces the protein MPNPLIRLCDHYVVLEPEKPERILNADETLIWLDTWLKTLDKLPEDLKEQDSTETAAKRLLDTACNLEIQPGINLQWFAVRLDPPEDKG, from the coding sequence GTGCCTAACCCACTAATCCGTCTATGTGACCACTACGTTGTACTAGAGCCGGAAAAACCAGAAAGAATTCTCAATGCTGATGAAACATTGATATGGCTTGATACCTGGTTAAAAACTTTAGATAAACTACCAGAGGATTTAAAAGAGCAAGATTCAACCGAAACTGCAGCCAAGCGACTGCTTGATACTGCATGTAACTTAGAAATTCAACCAGGAATCAACCTCCAGTGGTTTGCTGTCCGACTAGATCCTCCGGAGGACAAAGGATAG
- a CDS encoding RibD family protein — translation MKSLILKPYWIRLVLAISLDGRLARPNGGKTFLGGKGDRRVLEEALAWSDAALIGAGTLRAHQSTCLIHSPDLIYTRLKQGKAKQPISIVIAKESNQSPQWLYFQQPIERWLINNQNYLGLNSSTKIISQGFDRHLSLQPSWAETLQQLSELGLSKLVLLGGAKLLYSFLQADQIDELQLTITPQVIGGSYSWVPEEITGLPKALSEKQSWTLQHQKVLDDQELMLKYIRNRNEKD, via the coding sequence TTGAAGAGTCTCATCTTGAAGCCATACTGGATCAGACTTGTTTTAGCAATTAGCCTGGATGGAAGGCTTGCAAGACCGAATGGAGGCAAGACTTTTTTGGGAGGCAAAGGGGATAGGCGCGTTTTAGAAGAAGCCCTTGCCTGGTCAGATGCAGCTCTCATTGGAGCTGGAACACTACGAGCGCATCAAAGCACCTGCCTAATTCACTCTCCAGACTTAATCTATACTCGACTTAAACAAGGAAAAGCAAAACAACCAATCTCAATTGTTATAGCCAAAGAAAGCAATCAATCACCACAATGGCTTTATTTCCAACAACCTATAGAGCGCTGGCTTATAAATAATCAAAACTATTTAGGGCTAAATAGCTCAACCAAGATTATCAGCCAAGGTTTTGACCGACATCTATCACTTCAACCAAGTTGGGCCGAAACATTGCAGCAACTATCCGAACTAGGCCTTTCAAAACTTGTTCTTCTAGGCGGTGCCAAATTGCTTTATTCTTTCCTGCAGGCTGATCAAATTGACGAACTACAGCTGACCATCACACCACAGGTAATTGGTGGATCTTATAGCTGGGTCCCTGAAGAAATAACTGGTCTCCCAAAAGCCCTATCAGAAAAGCAATCCTGGACTCTTCAACACCAAAAAGTACTCGACGATCAGGAATTAATGCTGAAATACATACGGAATAGGAATGAAAAAGATTAA
- a CDS encoding vitamin K epoxide reductase family protein, whose product MGSSRLVSRRRQDPGLKWVRVAIAILSTIGVIDTGSITISKWGWLGALSCPGGSEGCDKVLNSPWGTIFNGSQFSIPLSLIGLISYFAVLSLAIFPLLPGLSENKNELSRKTWWGLFILSCGMTIFSLILLGLMIIKIEAFCFFCVLSGAISLSLLVLTIIGGNWEDPGDMIFKGIILSIAVLLGGLLWASTTETSAANDSIAFEQGVAPPITASSTANQIALAKHLKSIGAVQYSAYWCPHCHEQKELFGKEAASYLSIVECAVDGKNNQHALCEKKGITGYPSWEINNQIYSGTRSLDELAELSDYKGAKFF is encoded by the coding sequence ATGGGCTCCTCTCGCCTAGTTAGCCGCCGCCGGCAGGATCCAGGTTTGAAATGGGTCAGAGTTGCAATAGCCATTCTCTCAACTATTGGTGTAATTGACACAGGATCTATCACGATTAGTAAATGGGGTTGGCTTGGCGCATTGTCTTGCCCTGGAGGGAGTGAAGGCTGCGACAAAGTTCTTAATAGCCCATGGGGGACAATCTTCAATGGAAGTCAATTCTCTATTCCTTTATCGCTGATTGGGCTTATCAGCTACTTTGCTGTCCTTTCTTTAGCTATTTTCCCACTCTTACCAGGACTCTCCGAAAACAAGAATGAACTTTCCAGGAAAACTTGGTGGGGATTATTCATCCTGTCATGCGGGATGACAATTTTTAGCCTGATTTTATTAGGGTTAATGATTATCAAAATCGAAGCCTTCTGCTTCTTTTGTGTACTCTCAGGCGCTATTTCTTTATCTCTATTAGTCTTGACAATTATTGGTGGCAACTGGGAGGACCCTGGTGACATGATTTTTAAAGGAATAATTCTTTCAATTGCTGTATTACTAGGGGGCCTCCTTTGGGCGTCCACAACAGAGACGTCCGCTGCAAATGACTCAATAGCTTTTGAGCAAGGAGTCGCTCCTCCAATAACAGCCTCGAGCACCGCAAATCAAATTGCTCTCGCAAAACATCTGAAATCAATCGGAGCAGTTCAATACAGCGCATATTGGTGCCCTCACTGCCATGAGCAAAAAGAACTATTTGGTAAAGAAGCGGCAAGTTACTTATCAATCGTTGAATGTGCTGTAGATGGAAAAAATAACCAACATGCACTATGTGAAAAGAAAGGGATAACGGGTTATCCATCCTGGGAAATTAATAACCAAATCTATTCAGGGACTAGATCTTTAGATGAGCTCGCGGAACTAAGCGACTATAAAGGGGCTAAATTCTTCTAA
- a CDS encoding uroporphyrinogen-III synthase — protein sequence MNLVEKPLKGFSVVITRAQAQHSEFSDLLKTLGAKTLDLPALVIGPPDDWGPLDDALADIENFHWIVFSSANGVHAVQERLEKMGKSLSRGPSSLKIAAVGRKTAYLLESLGVAVDFVPPDFVAESLIQHFPVSGWGLRMLLPRVQSGGRSVLSEAFGKSGVRVVEVAAYESCCPDRIPEGTLKAINTSAIDAITFTSGKTALHTARLLRLHFGPKWEELIDKVKLISIGPQTSLICEENFHRVDREASPHDLEGLAKACIESLSL from the coding sequence ATGAATTTAGTCGAAAAGCCACTAAAGGGTTTCTCTGTTGTGATAACCAGAGCGCAGGCGCAACATTCTGAGTTTAGTGATTTACTCAAGACTTTGGGGGCGAAAACACTTGACTTGCCTGCTTTAGTAATCGGCCCTCCCGACGATTGGGGTCCTTTAGATGATGCCTTGGCAGATATAGAAAATTTTCACTGGATAGTTTTTTCTAGTGCTAATGGTGTTCATGCGGTTCAAGAAAGATTAGAGAAAATGGGAAAGAGCTTGTCTAGGGGCCCCTCGAGTTTGAAAATTGCTGCTGTTGGGCGGAAGACTGCGTATTTGCTTGAGTCATTAGGTGTTGCGGTTGATTTTGTCCCCCCTGATTTTGTTGCTGAAAGCCTTATTCAACATTTCCCTGTTTCAGGATGGGGCCTAAGGATGCTTTTGCCTAGGGTGCAGAGTGGTGGTAGGTCCGTGCTTTCAGAAGCTTTTGGGAAGTCTGGTGTGCGGGTAGTCGAAGTAGCGGCTTATGAATCTTGTTGTCCAGATAGGATTCCTGAAGGCACATTAAAGGCTATTAATACTTCTGCTATAGATGCAATTACTTTTACGAGTGGTAAGACTGCCTTGCATACAGCGCGACTCTTGCGACTACATTTTGGCCCTAAATGGGAAGAATTAATTGATAAAGTTAAGCTGATTTCTATTGGTCCTCAAACAAGTTTGATTTGCGAGGAAAATTTTCATAGAGTAGATAGGGAAGCAAGTCCTCATGATTTAGAAGGTTTGGCTAAAGCTTGTATTGAATCGTTATCACTTTAA
- a CDS encoding shikimate kinase produces MTESMHPHPLAQRLKGRNLYLVGMMGSGKSSSGPFLAQRLGYRFVDSDVVIEKLLSMEIHEIFEKNGEAEFREIESQVLNDIGQRHSLVVATGGGVVTRPTNWGIMHQGLVIWLDPGQRKLLRRLQLDPASRPLLDGEDPEEQLKVIFGKRKAFYAESDLHIEVGGEETADQVALSILEKLPSILCPPEDLVGQQTTGG; encoded by the coding sequence ATGACTGAATCCATGCATCCTCATCCACTGGCCCAAAGATTAAAGGGGCGGAACTTATATTTGGTAGGAATGATGGGTAGTGGAAAGAGTAGTTCTGGTCCATTTTTGGCTCAGCGACTTGGGTATAGGTTTGTGGATTCAGATGTGGTAATAGAAAAATTGTTATCTATGGAGATTCATGAGATCTTTGAGAAAAATGGGGAAGCAGAGTTTCGTGAAATTGAAAGTCAAGTTTTAAATGACATAGGTCAGAGGCACTCACTTGTAGTGGCAACGGGTGGTGGTGTGGTGACTCGGCCTACGAATTGGGGAATTATGCATCAGGGATTAGTGATATGGCTTGATCCTGGGCAGCGAAAACTTTTGCGAAGGCTGCAGTTAGACCCGGCTAGTAGACCTTTATTGGATGGTGAAGACCCTGAAGAGCAACTCAAGGTCATTTTCGGGAAACGCAAAGCTTTTTATGCTGAATCAGATTTGCATATAGAGGTTGGTGGAGAAGAGACAGCTGATCAAGTTGCGCTAAGTATTTTGGAAAAATTACCTTCTATCCTTTGTCCTCCGGAGGATCTAGTCGGACAGCAAACCACTGGAGGTTGA